Genomic window (Streptomyces sp. 11x1):
GCGCCGGTGGCGAAGTTCCGCGTCGCCTCCACCCCGCGAGTGTTCGACCGTCAGACCAACGAGTGGAAGGACGGCGAGAGCCTGTTCCTGACCTGCTCGGTCTGGCGTCAGGCGGCGGAGAACGTCGCCGAGTCGCTCCAGCGAGGCA
Coding sequences:
- the ssb gene encoding single-stranded DNA-binding protein; translated protein: MAGETVITVVGNLVDDPELRFTPAGAPVAKFRVASTPRVFDRQTNEWKDGESLFLTCSVWRQAAENVAESLQRG